Part of the Desulfohalovibrio reitneri genome is shown below.
CCCGTGGCCGAAGGAGATGACCAGTCCGCCGGACTTGCGGGCTTTTTCCAGGGCTTCGCGCAAAAGCGGGGCGGAGCGGTCCGTGACCGCGGTGGGAACGCGGAGGATGGTAGCTTGCGAGGTGGTTTCAAGTCGCATTTCCGCTGCCTGGTCTCGGGTGAGGCGCAGCCGTTCCTCGGCGCGTTCCAGGGCGGTTTCAATCTCGGCGCGCCCCACTGGCTTGTTGACGAAGTCGGTGGCGTCCAGTTGCAGGGCGGTGACCGCGGATTCCATGTCGCCATGGCCGGTGATGACGATGACCTCGGCCGTGGGGTCCTCCTCCTTGATGCGGCGAAGCACTTCCAGGCCGTCCAGGCCCGGCATCTTGATGTCGGTGAGGGTCACGGGCGGGTGGTGCTGGCGGAAAAGCTCCAGTCCTGACTGGCCCTCCTCGGCGGTGATGGGGTCGTGCCCCAGGGCCTTGAGGAGGAAGGTGAACATGTCCAGCGTGGCCCGTTCGTCGTCTATGATGAGGATCTTCATGCGCCTTGCGCTCCGTTCCCGCCGGCGGCGGGAAAGCTGAGGGTAAAGGCCGCCCCGCCCCTCGGCGGTTCGTCGATGCGGATGTCGCCGCCGAAATCCTGCACGATGCCGTAGGAGATTGCCAGCCCCAGCCCCATGCCCAGGCCGGTTTCCTTGGTGGTGTAAAAAGGCTCGAAGACCTTGGCCCGGACCTCGGACGGAATGCCGGGGCCGTTGTCCGCCACGCGCAGCATCACGCGGCCGTTCTCCGCCCAGGCGGATATTTCGATGCGTCCGCGTCTTTGGTTGTGTTCCACCGCGTCGCGGGCGTTGACGATGAGGTTGAATACGACCTGCTGTAGCCGGTTGCCCTGAGCGCGGATTCTGGGAAGGTCGCCGGGCAGGTTGAGCACCAGGCGCACATCGGCCAGTTCCAGCTGGCGGCCGATGAGCCGCAGCACGGCGTGCGCCGTGTCCGCCACGTCCACGGCCTGCATGCGGGCGTCCGCCTTGCGGCCGAA
Proteins encoded:
- a CDS encoding response regulator, whose product is MKILIIDDERATLDMFTFLLKALGHDPITAEEGQSGLELFRQHHPPVTLTDIKMPGLDGLEVLRRIKEEDPTAEVIVITGHGDMESAVTALQLDATDFVNKPVGRAEIETALERAEERLRLTRDQAAEMRLETTSQATILRVPTAVTDRSAPLLREALEKARKSGGLVISFGHGASINGAGLDSLAKLLADCSQTNLPTAITGLPDKAWAVLERIDAASLTNRAESEEEAVALVGRG